One window of Aspergillus oryzae RIB40 DNA, chromosome 3 genomic DNA carries:
- a CDS encoding uncharacterized protein (predicted protein): MHPTKTICIVGVTGNQGGSVAQRFLQDPTYHVRGLTRDPSSTKAQELAAQGIEIVQANLDDTSSLKSAFAGANIIFSVTNYWEPFFRADCRQNAAELGISCRKYAYDVEYQQGKNIADAAAATAETLDENGFIVSTLSQAGRCSGGKFEELYHFDAKADVFPSYVQSNYPELARKMSCVQTGYFMSSYKLVPDAYFGRADDGSFEMAFPTAPDAAVPHFNVNADMGNFVYAVAKMPPGKSYMAEGTTCSWTEYMRLWSKVNSVPASYRQITLEELIDRTPDAEFGREVGDMFAYSTEPGYDGGDRELLHAADIRKASSSPHRTHTATPHGANHWNSPFEASTLTSSGTTTAPYTSPQPTTPESSTTPSTSKPAKQAP; the protein is encoded by the exons ATGCATCCGACTAAGACAATCTGCATCGTTGGCGTTACAGGAAACCAGGGTGGTTCTGTTGCTCAGCGCTTCCTCCAAGACCCCACTTATCATGTCCGAGGTCTAACGCGCGACCCCTCTTCCACCAAAGCCCAGGAACTCGCTGCACAAGGGATAGAGATTGTCCAGGCTAACCTCGACGATACGTCTAGTCTCAAGTCAGCTTTCGCAGGTGCCAACATCATCTTCAGTGTCACTAATTACTGGGAGCCATTCTTTCGAGCAGACTGCCGACAGAATGCTGCCGAGCTGGGCATATCTTGCCGCAAGTATGCCTACGATGTTGAATACCAGCAGGGCAAAAATATTGCCGATGCGGCAGCAGCTACTGCCGAAACTTTAGATGAAAATGGGTTCATTGTGTCGACGTTGAGCCAAGCTGGGAGGTGTAGCGGGGGAAAATTCGAAGAGCTGTACCATTTTGATGCGAAGGCAGATGTCTTCCCAAGCTACGTGCAAAGTAATTACCCAGAGCTGGCCCGGAAGATGTCTTGTGTGCAGACGGGATATTTCATGTCGAGCTACAAGCTGGTTCCGGATGCTTACTTCGGGAGAGCCGATGATGGCTCTTTTGAGATGGCGTTTCCGACTGCTCCAGATGCAGCGGTACCTCATTTTAATGTCAATGCGGATATGGGGAATTTTGTGTATGCGGTGGCTAAGATGCCGCCTGGGAAGAGTTACATGGCCGAAGGCACGACGTGCAGCTGGACGGAGTATATGAGACTATGGAGTAAGGTGAACTCAGTGCCGGCGTCTTATCGGCAGATCACATTAGAAGAGTTAATAGATCGAACACCCGATGCAGAATTTGGTCGGGAAGTGGGGGACATGTTTGCATATTCGACCGAGCCGGGGTACGACGGTGGTGATAGGGAGTTATTGCATGCCGCAGATATTCGCAAA GCCTCGTCTTCACCTCATCGGACCCATACAGCGACGCCGCATGGAGCGAACCACTGGAATTCTCCGTTCGAGGCATCGACCCTGACATCTTCTGGGACGACGACGGCACCGTATACGTCACCTCAGCCGACGACGCCCGAATCCAGCACTACTCCCTCGACCTCCAAACCGGCGAAACAGGCCCCGTAA
- a CDS encoding OB-fold domain-containing protein (predicted protein): MNHPIRFVSLVGIIVARSEYPTLTILTVDDSSGAIIDVIVLKAPITDDNGDQPVRSDRGGDLQSAYATKHVAATNKTTVDTNPLVPGVVVQVKGTLSTFRGTMQVQLERVAVVQDTNAEMRFLDQRSRYLVEVLSVPWSLTEEDVERLRYEADDEEERLEEEQERIKRRQRRRIEREEKDQRRIQKLWEREERLRAKEALYSRDAGAKFMRDFEERKV, from the coding sequence ATGAACCACCCCATCCGCTTCGTCTCTCTAgtcggcatcatcgtcgcCCGGTCAGAATACCCCACGCTAACCATCCTCACGGTGGACGACAGCAGTGGCGCGATAATTGACGTCATTGTGCTCAAAGCTCCGATTACAGATGACAATGGCGACCAGCCCGTTCGAAGCGACAGAGGAGGGGATCTGCAGTCTGCATATGCCACTAAGCATGTTGCAGCTACCAATAAGACAACCGTGGATACAAATCCCTTGGTCCCGGGCGTCGTGGTGCAAGTCAAGGGGACGTTATCGACATTCCGGGGTACAATGCAAGTTCAATTGGAGCGAGTTGCCGTGGTCCAGGACACAAACGCCGAAATGCGATTTCTGGATCAGCGGAGTCGATATCTTGTTGAGGTGCTTTCTGTGCCATGGAGTTTgacggaagaggatgttGAAAGATTGCGCTACGAggcggatgatgaagaggagagacttgaggaggagcaggagagGATAAAAAGACGACAGCGAAGACGGATTGAGCGGGAGGAAAAGGACCAGAGGAGAATTCAGAAGTTATGGGAGCGGGAAGAGAGACTCAGAGCCAAGGAGGCTTTGTATAGCCGGGACGCCGGAGCTAAATTCATGCGTGActtcgaagaaagaaaggtataG
- a CDS encoding universal stress protein family domain protein (predicted protein), translated as MQHYYSRKPAAMSLETALEEERRELVHEYEGRNGARSRRNHRTTPTTPARSLLDIAPSPGALPPRHGSIAGIGVGVTPPSAQRSGHEPLVTTTSSTAPPPVKKTSTPRRTTSAVAPPPIPQKKSSADSEDAPRRSSDPLSVTKDSKLDNTKPRQSIRWDDSVTMPPSVLSQRRASQAQEKPPTKALQGRNAMAAVMSGLDIRVGLPSFTRGRSSSRNNSARGTSLDSRLSPKNRWLSPSSRSPASQSTKPAAEKPKPTETESTSKQQPDRPAARRQLSDDDVRSPPPGDERLEKDMYDSENNLIETSEEEVDDSTSSDDEASSERGRKKTPDRATLIGDNETSPSTTDSKEQDSPDDKSEKSEYTHSAKQGPIPKKPEVHPRTSFDTASAVNTPFGSEDEAELSDIKRAQKLGIQMSAIDSSVHNRSIRTIIRGDYTGLSEQTENGRRRQRKYLVTTDLSEESVYALEWTIGTILRDGDTMFAVCAFHEETGAPTSVQIGEGAKAMQDAAAVVGSQTEETAQQSQNDSSTNLSRALLSRLGSGTDSKPGSVDSRGMSKAESERVHAVEVISQTCVRLLRKTLLQVRVAVEVIHCKSPKHMITEAIDGLEPTLVIVGARGRSALKGVLLGSFSNYLVMHSSVPVMVARKKLKKQSKTKKTNIRLSNNLSTPKKLAMAKVD; from the exons ATGCAGCACTACTACAGTAGGAAACCCGCCGCAATGTCGCTGGAAACTGctctggaagaagagcgccGTGAGCTGGTTCATGAATATGAAGGTCGCAACGGTGCCCGCTCGCGACGGAACCACAGAACAACCCCGACTACCCCAGCGCGGAGCCTGCTAGATATTGCTCCATCGCCTGGGGCCCTGCCTCCACGGCATGGGTCCATCGCCGGCATTGGCGTCGGCGTGACTCCCCCTTCCGCTCAACGCAGCGGGCATGAACCTCTCGTTACCACTACGTCTAGCACTGCACCTCCTCCTGTCAAAAAAACTTCCACCCCACGACGCACGACATCGGCTGTGGCTCCGCCGCCAATCCCGCAGAAGAAATCTTCCGCTGATTCCGAGGACGCTCCCCGCAGATCCAGCGACCCGCTTTCGGTCACCAAGGATAGCAAACTCGATAATACCAAACCCCGGCAGAGTATCCGTTGGGACGATTCGGTCACAATGCCGCCTAGCGTCCTCTCTCAACGGCGTGCGAGCCAGGCACAGGAAAAACCGCCGACCAAGGCCCTGCAGGGCAGGAACGCTATGGCAGCGGTGATGTCCGGCCTGGATATACGGGTCGGGCTGCCAAGTTTTACCAGAGGCAGAAGCTCATCACGGAACAACTCAGCGCGCGGGACCTCGTTGGACTCGCGCTTGTCCCCAAAGAATCGCTGGCTCAGCCCGAGCTCCCGGAGCCCGGCATCCCAGTCGACCAAGCCGGCAGCagaaaagccgaagccgacAGAGACAGAGAGTACTAGTAAACAGCAACCGGATAGACCGGCAGCTCGCCGCCAATTGTCCGACGACGATGTCCGTTCGCCGCCACCTGGAGATGAACGTTTGGAGAAAGACATGTACGACAGCGAAAACAACTTGATCGAAAccagtgaagaggaagtcgaTGATTCAACCTcgagtgatgatgaggctaGTTCCGAGCGTGGGCGAAAGAAAACACCAGACCGTGCCACTCTTATCGGGGACAATGAAACGAGCCCCTCAACGACGGATTCGAAGGAGC AGGATAGCCCCGACGACAAATCTGAGAAATCAGAGTATACTCATTCGGCGAAACAGGGCCCAATTCCCAAGAAGCCTGAGGTTCATCCTCGGACAAGCTTCGACACAGCTTCGGCGGTAAATACTCCCTTTGGATCGGAAGACGAGGCGGAGTTGTCCGACATCAAACGGGCGCAGAAGCTCGGAATCCAAATGTCCGCCATTGACAGTTCCGTGCACAACAGGTCTATCCGGACTATCATCCGCGGTGACTATACCGGCCTATCAGAACAAACAGAAAATGGTCGTCGCCGACAACGCAAGTATCTGGTAACTACAGACCTCAGTGAAGAATCTGTTTACGCTTTGGAATGGACGATCGGCACGATTCTTCGAGATGGTGACACAATGTTTGCCGTCTGTGCTTTTCATGAGGAGACTGGTGCGCCAACCTCCGTTCAGATTGGTGAGGGCGCCAAAGCCATGCAAGATGCTGCGGCCGTCGTGGGGTCGCAGACTGAAGAGACGGCGCAGCAATCGCAGAACGATTCGTCCACCAATTTGTCTCGCGCGCTCTTGAGCCGACTTGGCTCGGGAACGGACAGCAAGCCCGGCTCTGTCGATTCTCGGGGGATGTCCAAAGCGGAGTCCGAACGCGTTCATGCGGTTGAAGTTATCTCACAAACGTGTGTCCGACTCCTCAGAAAGACGCTGTTACAGGTACGGGTTGCCGTTGAGGTGATTCATTGCAAGAGCCCTAAACATATGATTACCGAAGCT ATCGACGGGCTTGAGCCAACCCTTGTCATTGTCGGTGCCCGGGGCCGGAGCGCTCTGAAAGG TGTACTTCTCGGGTCATTTTCCAATTATCTGGTCATGCACTCCTCGGTTCCGGTTATGGTCGCCCGGAAGAAGCTAAAGAAGCAAtccaagacgaagaagacaaacaTTCGTCTGTCGAATAATCTATCAACACCCAAAAAGCTTGCAATGGCAAAGGTGGATTAG
- a CDS encoding H(+)-transporting V1 sector ATPase subunit B (vacuolar H+-ATPase V1 sector, subunit B) — protein MASEFVDPRMTSVKPRIRYNTIAGINGPLVILDNVKFPRYNEIVSLTLPDGTERSGQVLEARGSRAVVQVFEGTPGIDVKKTKVEFSGHSLKLGVSEDMLGRVFDGSGRAIDKGPKVLAEDYLDINGQPINPYSRVYPEEMISTGISAIDTMNSIARGQKIPIFSASGLPHNEIAAQICRQAGLVGKPTKDVHDGHEENFSIVFAAMGVNMETSRFFTRDFEENGSMERVTLFLNLANDPTIERIITPRLALTTAEYYAYQLEKHVLVIMTDLSAYCDALREVSAAREEVPGRRGYPGYMYTDLSTIYERAGRVEGRNGSITQIPILTMPNDDITHPIPDLTGYITEGQIFIDRQLYNKGVYPPINVLPSLSRLMKSAIGEGRTRKDHSDVSNQLYAKYAIGRDAAAMKAVVGEEALSSEDKLSLEFLEKFEKTFISQSPYESRSIYDSLDIAWNLLRIYPKDLLNRIPKRVLDEFYARSSRKIANKDTRDNSVPEQTQSSTGDLIET, from the exons atggcgtccGAATTCGTTGACCCCAGGATGACTTCCGTCAAGCCTCGTATTCGCTACAATACTATCGCAGGTATTAACGGACCGCTGGTCATCCTGGATAAT GTTAAATTCCCCCGATACAACGAGATTGTATCCTTGACTCTTCCTGATGGTACCGAACGGTCTGGTCAGGTCCTTGAGGCTAGAG GAAGTAGAGCCGTCGTTCAG GTGTTCGAAGGTACTCCCGGTATTGATGTCAAAAAG ACCAAGGTCGAGTTCAGCGGCCACAGCTTAAAGCTGGGTGTCTCGGAGGACATGCTGGGTCGTGTATTCGATGGTTCGGGTCGCGCCATTGATAAGGGTCCCAAGGTGTTGGCGGAGGATTATTTGGATATCAACGGTCAACCTATTAACCCTTACTCGAGA GTGTACCCCGAAGAAATGATCTCCACCGGTATCTCTGCCATCGATACTATGAACTCCATTGCTCGTGGTCAGAAGATTCCCATTTTCTCCGCTTCCGGTCTTCCACACAACGAAATTGCTGCCCAGATTTGTCGCCAGGCTGGCTTGGTCGGCAAGCCGACTAAGGACGTCCACGACGGACACGAAGAGAACTTCTCGATCGTCTTCGCAGCTATGGGTGTCAACATGGAGACTAGCCGTTTCTTCACCCGTGATTTCGAGGAGAACGGCAGTATGGAGCGTGTCACGCTGTTCCTGAACTTGGCTAATGACCCTAC CATTGAACGTATCATTACCCCTCGTCTTGCCCTGACAACCGCCGAATACTACGCTTACCAACTGGAGAAGCACGTTCTGGTTATCATGACTGATCTTTCAGCCTATTGTGATGCTCTTCGTGAAGTCTCCGCTGCCAGAGAAGAAGTACCCGGTCGTCGTGGTTACCCCGGTTACATGTACACTGATTTGTCCACTATCTACGAGCGTGCTGGACGTGTAGAGGGTCGTAACGGGTCTATCACTCAGATTCCTATTCTGACTATGCCTAACGATG ACATCACCCACCCTATTCCCGACTTGACAGGTTACATTACTGAGGGCCAGATCTTCATTGATCGTCAGCTGTACAACAAGGGTGTCTACCCCCCAATTAATGTCCTTCCATCTCTGTCGCGTCTGATGAAGTCTGCCATTGGTGAGGGTCGTACCCGTAAGGACCACTCTGATGTGTCCAACCAGCTGTACGCCAAGTACGCTATTGGACGTGATGCCG CCGCCATGAAGGCAGTCGTCGGTGAGGAAGCCCTGTCCTCCGAAGACAAGCTGTCTCTCGAATTCTTGGAGAAGTTCGAGAAGACCTTCATTAGCCAGTCCCCCTACGAATCGCGCAGTATCTACGACTCCCTAGACATCGCCTGGAACCTGCTCCGCATTTACCCCAAGGACCTCCTCAACCGTATCCCCAAGCGCGTCCTGGACGAATTTTACGCCCGCTCTTCCCGTAAGATCGCCAACAAGGATACAAGGGACAACAGCGTTCCTGAACAAACTCAGTCGTCGACTGGTGATCTCATTGAGACCTAG
- a CDS encoding DnaJ domain protein (molecular chaperone (DnaJ superfamily)) — protein MPHEDDVPDIPDEAPLETDLYETLGVKGDATADQIKSAYRKLALKHHPDKAPEDQKEEANKKFQQIAFAYAILSDERRRRRFDLTGSTAEAVDEDDDFNWADFYREQFSSAIDVQALDKFKQEYQGSEEEEGDLLAAFEKYRGDMDKIYESVMLCNVLDDDERFRAIIDKAIADGKVEQYKKYSEEPERKRQQRLKRAQKEAKEAEEAAKELEKKEEVKETKAKKGKKKKTSAMDDNDLVALIQQRQASRAESFFDKLEEKYAPGKKRAAKFEEPPEEAFAATAARRSAKKKKATK, from the exons ATGCCACACGAAGATGACGTCCCCGATATCCCTGATGAGGCTCCCCTCGAGACCGATCTCTATGAGACCTTGGGGGTTAAGGGTGATGCGACTGCCGATCAGATCAAATCCGCGTACAGAAAGCTGGCGCTAAAGCACCATCCTG ACAAGGCTCCGGAGgatcaaaaagaagaagcaaacaaGAAGTTTCAGCAGATCGCCTTCGCCTATGCAATTCTGTCAGACGagcgccgccgccgccgattCGACCTGACAGGCAGTACCGCCGAGGCAgtggacgaggatgacgactTCAATTGGGCGGACTTCTATCGGGAACAGTTCTCAAGTGCAATCGATGTACAGGCGCTCGACAAATTCAAGCAGGAGTACCAGGgctcggaagaggaagagggcgaCCTGCTCGCGGCGTTTGAGAAATACCGAGGCGATATGGACAAGATTTATGAGTCGGTCATGCTGTGTAACGTGCTTGATGACGATGAACGCTTCCGCGCCATTATTGACAAGGCGATTGCCGATGGAAAGGTGGAGCAGTACAAGAAGTACTCCGAGGAGCCGGAAAGAAAGCGACAGCAGAGACTCAAGCGTGCGCAGAAGGAAGCTAAAGAAGCCGAGGAGGCTGCTAAAgaacttgagaagaaggaagaagtaaAGGAAaccaaggcgaagaagggaaagaaaaagaagacctcCGCTATGGATGACAACGATCTGGTAGCTCTGATTCAGCAGCGACAGGCTTCCCGTGCCGAGTCATTCTTTGATAAACTGGAGGAGAAATATGCCCCTGGCAAGAAACGAGCGGCGAAGTTTGAGGAGCCTCCTGAAGAAGCTTTTGCAGCCACCGCAGCTCGACGCAGcgcgaaaaagaagaaggctacTAAGTGA
- a CDS encoding fungal specific transcription factor domain-containing protein (predicted protein) translates to MNWSDCKPIPLWLLTTPLTLVRYFEEIHPAFPLLDEQLFMELYKAGDKLSPVLVCYFFSVSLILWHHSPVLRQFPKPDVYFIWNLAVEALQQDFLAPALSTMYSVLLDMGGRPIYSMLVNTINNGRAVTLAQTLGLNRDPTNWRRPKSEKSLRIRLWWAVVIHDRWSSFAHGISPTITKSRYDVPIPMLEDIITDSNQSDTRIKAANSFIHLCTLTEILGEVLPLVYDLTFNPEETWKQIRRLETNLDDWEDRLPSYLRRDNNENPRVSGSSSLQLSYLAVRLLLKRISLHTSTVSNQPATTSPNCVNPPKKL, encoded by the exons ATGAACTGGTCAGATTGTAAGCCAATACCCCTCTGGCTCCTTACTACGCCACTAACATTAGTAAGGTATTTCGAGGAGATTCATCCAGCTTTCCCTCTCCTCGATGAACAACTATTCATGGAGTTATATAAAGCTGGCGACAAGCTGTCACCAGTCCTAGTCTgctatttcttttccgtgTCCTTAATCCTCTGGCATCATTCGCCTGTACTCAGGCAATTTCCCAAGCCGGACGTATATTTTATTTGGAACCTGGCTGTGGAGGCTTTGCAGCAGGACTTCCTAGCCCCTGCGTTATCGACCATGTACTCGGTGTTATTGGACATGGGCGGGCGACCTATCTATTCCATGCTCGTGAACACAATCAACAATGGCCGGGCGGTTACCCTAGCTCAGACTCTAGGGCTAAACCGTGACCCGACTAATTGGAGACGGCCCAAGAGCGAAAAGTCGCTGCGCATTCGCCTCTGGTGGGCAGTCGTCATTCATGACCGCTG GTCAAGTTTTGCCCATGGTATCAGTCCAACCATAACCAAATCTAGATACGACGTGCCCATACCGATGCTGGAGGATATAATCACAGATTCAAACCAGTCGGATACACGCATCAAAGCTGCCAACTCGTTCATCCATCTTTGCACCCTCACAGAAATCCTAGGAGAAGTCTTACCACTAGTCTACGACCTAACTTTCAACCCAGAGGAGACCTGGAAGCAGATCCGCCGTCTCGAAACAAACCTAGACGACTGGGAAGATCGTCTGCCGAGCTACCTCCGCCGAGATAATAACGAAAATCCAAGAGTATCTGGATCGAGCAGTCTCCAACTCAGTTATCTTGCCGTCCGATTACTGCTGAAGCGAATCTCTTTACAT ACATCGACCGTCTCCAATCAACCCGCTACCACCTCTCCCAACTGCGTAAATCCGCCCAAGAAATTGTAA
- a CDS encoding putative DRAP deaminase (cytosine deaminase FCY1 and related enzymes), with protein sequence MQSPHAKYLRECLSLAEKSPPRPTNFRVGAILVSRKEGDYKTEDDRIVSTGYTMELAGNTHAEQCCLSNYAAVHSVPEDRVWEVLPSEPDRKLVMYVTMEPCGKRLSGNLPCVQRIIRTRQGDRKGIQKIYFGVKEPGTFVGGSEGCQMLTAAGIDWQVVNGLEREILEVAVAGHENREEEVKAALDTVETNIDDISDDERRRQQEAQRNPKKRMMEANLLG encoded by the coding sequence ATGCAATCTCCACACGCCAAATATCTTCGAGAATGCCTCTCTCTGGCTGAGAAATCCCCGCCCCGCCCGACCAACTTTCGCGTCGGCGCCATCCTCGTCTCCCGTAAAGAAGGCGATTACAAGACCGAAGACGACCGGATCGTCTCGACTGGCTACACGATGGAATTAGCGGGTAATACACATGCAGAGCAGTGCTGTCTGTCCAATTACGCTGCAGTACATTCCGTGCCAGAAGACCGCGTGTGGGAGGTATTACCATCTGAACCGGACCGAAAGCTAGTCATGTACGTTACAATGGAGCCATGCGGGAAGCGACTCTCGGGGAATCTGCCTTGTGTACAGAGGATTATCCGGACTCGTCAGGGGGATCGCAAGGGCATCcagaagatatattttgGAGTCAAGGAGCCGGGGACATTTGTCGGTGGCTCAGAGGGGTGTCAGATGTTGACAGCTGCCGGGATTGATTGGCAGGTTGTCAAtgggttggagagggagatcCTGGAGGTGGCGGTGGCTGGGCATGAGAATCGTGAGGAGGAGGTCAAGGCCGCATTGGACACAGTTGAAACCAACATAGATGACATCAGTGACGACGAGCGGCGCCGACAGCAGGAAGCGCAAaggaatccaaagaaaagaatgatggaAGCCAACTTGCTCGGCTGA
- the trpB gene encoding tryptophan synthase TRP5 (tryptophan synthase beta chain): MEAIKKTFAKAKQEKRAALVAYITAGYPTVEETVDILLGLENGGADIIEMGVPFTDPIADGPTIQKANTKALENGVTVTTVLEKVREARRRGLKVPILLMGYYNPMMRYGEERMLKDCREAGVNGFIMVDLPPEEAVRFREHCTSNGLSFVPLIAPATSESRMKLLCKIADSFIYVVSRMGVTGATGKLSANLPELLSRVHNWSGNVPAALGFGVSTREHFLTVQDLAEGCVIGSQIITVLGQAPAGQAAKHAEEYLSSVTGRKLERDAQGAIVRQVNVIDFVEKKEQAAISQPTAVVTDVDAPSGPGLADQLEALNGGNPSAQPQRFGEFGGQYVPESLMDCLAELERGFAEALNDPKFWEEYRSYYPYMGRPSSLHLANRLTEHVGGANIWLKREDLNHTGSHKINNALGQILLARRLGKTRIIAETGAGQHGVATATVCAKFGMECVVYMGAEDVRRQALNVFRMKLLGASVVAVDAGSRTLRDAVNEALRAWVVDLDTTHYIIGSAIGPHPYPTIVRTFQSVIGDETKQQMMEQIGKLPDAVVACVGGGSNAVGMFYPFSKDTSVKLLGVEAGGDGVDTDRHSATLSGGSKGVLHGVRTYVLQDEHGQISETHSISAGLDYPGVGPELSNWKDSDRAQFVAATDAQALAGFRALAQYEGIIPALESSHAIHGAMELAKTMKKGENIVLNLSGRGDKDVQSVADELPRLGPQIGWDLRF, translated from the exons GAGTGCCCTTCACTGACCCCATCGCCGACGGACCGACAATCCAGAAGGCTAACACCAAAGCATTGGAGAACGGCGTCACAGTCACGACTGTCCTTGAGAAGGTCAGGGAGGCCCGCCGCAGAGGTCTTAAAGTACCGATCCTTTTGATGGGCTACTACAACCCTATGATGCGTTATGGTGAGGAGCGTATGCTCAAGGACTGCAGGGAGGCTGGTGTCAATGGTTTCATTATGGTCGATTTGCCCCCCGAGGAAGCTGTGCGTTTCAGAGAACACTGCACTAGCAATGG CCTTTCTTTCGTCCCTCTCATTGCCCCCGCGACCTCAGAGTCCCGCATGAAGCTCCTGTGCAAGATCGCCGATTCTTTCATCTACGTCGTTTCGAGAATGGGTGTCACCGGTGCCACCGGAAAACTCAGCGCAAACCTTCCCGAGCTCTTGTCTCGTGTTCACAACTGGTCTGGCAATGTGCCTGCTGCCCTAGGATTCGGTGTCAGCACTCGCGAGCACTTTCTGACTGTGCAGGATCTAGCTGAGGGATGTGTTATTGGTAGTCAGATTATCACTGTCTTGGGTCAAGCCCCTGCTGGTCAGGCGGCTAAGCATGCCGAGGAGTATCTCTCCAGTGTTACCGGTCGCAAGCTCGAGAGGGATGCACAGGGTGCAATTGTACGCCAGGTCAATGTGATCGATttcgtggagaagaaggagcaggcGGCCATCTCACAGCCCACAGCCGTCGTCACTGATGTCGATGCTCCTTCGGGGCCGGGATTGGCCGATCAGCTGGAAGCTCTTAATGGTGGAAACCCTTCTGCACAACCACAGCGTTTCGGTGAGTTCGGTGGACAGTATGTCCCCGAATCCCTCATGGACTGCTTGGCCGAGTTGGAGCGGGGATTCGCAGAGGCTTTGAACGACCCCAAGTTCTGGGAGGAATACCGTTCTTACTACCCATACATGGGTCGACCTAGCAGCCTTCACCTTGCCAACCGTCTTACAGAGCACGTTGGAGGCGCAAACATCTGGTTGAAGCGTGAGGATCTCAACCACACTGGAAGTCacaagatcaacaacgcaCTAGGCCAGATTCTCCTTGCCCGGAGACTCGGCAAGACAAGAATCATTGCTGAAACAGGCGCTGGTCAGCACGGTGTTGCTACTGCGACTGTCTGCGCTAAGTTTGGCATGGAGTGTGTTGTCTACATGGGTGCAGAAGATGTTCGCCGTCAAGCCTTGAACGTTTTCCGTATGAAGCTCCTCGGTGCCTCCGTGGTGGCTGTTGATGCTGGAAGCCGTACCCTGCGTGATGCCGTCAACGAGGCCCTCCGTGCCTGGGTTGTTGATCTGGACACCACTCACTACATCATCGGCTCTGCAATTGGACCTCACCCCTACCCAACCATTGTCCGTACCTTCCAGTCCGTCATTGGTGACGAGACCAAGCAGCAAATGATGGAGCAAATCGGCAAGCTTCCCGACGCAGTCGTCGCCTGTGTCGGTGGTGGCAGTAACGCCGTCGGCATGTTCTACCCCTTCTCCAAGGACACCAGCGTCAAGCTCCTGGGTGTCGAAGCCGGAGGTGACGGTGTCGACACCGACAGACACTCCGCCACTCTTTCTGGCGGTAGCAAGGGTGTGTTGCACGGTGTCCGCACCTACGTTCTGCAAGACGAGCACGGCCAAATCTCCGAGACCCACTCCATCTCCGCCGGTCTCGACTACCCCGGTGTCGGCCCGGAACTGAGCAACTGGAAGGACAGCGACCGTGCCCAGTTCGTCGCCGCCACCGACGCCCAAGCCCTCGCCGGTTTCCGCGCCCTCGCCCAATACGAGGGTATCATCCCTGCCCTGGAATCCTCTCACGCCATCCACGGCGCCATGGAACTCGCCAAGACCATGAAGAAGGGCGAGAACATCGTCCTCAACCTCAGCGGCAGAGGTGACAAAGATGTCCAGAGCGTTGCCGATGAACTTCCCCGCCTGGGTCCTCAGATTGGCTGGGATCTGCGTTTCTAA